In a single window of the Metopolophium dirhodum isolate CAU chromosome 2, ASM1992520v1, whole genome shotgun sequence genome:
- the LOC132937895 gene encoding uncharacterized protein LOC132937895, translating to MNNKVLLAAIFLDPRFKVTLSEIQYDIAISHLISIWVYLKDNKINSKDNHESMEDQIAESDNFEFNQNSDPLEQFLQERESVEVVSCSSQNSTSTVIENLLKTYYLNQKRLSYKINILQFWKSMEDTYPELYILAKIVFAVPSTQVSVERLFSGLKFILSPYRSNITSKNLENQLIVRTNRLFEKKIITKE from the coding sequence ATGAATAATAAGGTGTTATTGGCAGCAATATTTCTAGATCCCCGTTTCAAGGTAACATTAAGTGAAATACAGTATGATATAGCCATTAGtcatttaatttctatttgggtttatttaaaagataataaaataaactcaaaAGATAATCATGAAAGTATGGAAGACCAAATAGCTGAAAGTGATAATTtcgaatttaatcaaaattctgATCCTCTTGAACAATTTTTGCAAGAAAGAGAAAGCGTCGAAGTAGTATCATGTTCAAGCCAAAATTCTACTTCAacagttattgaaaatttacttaaaacgtattatttaaaccaaaaaaGGTTAAGTTATAAAATCAACATATTACAGTTTTGGAAATCAATGGAAGACACATACCCAGAATTGTATATACTTGCTAAAATAGTGTTTGCTGTGCCTTCCACACAAGTTAGCGTTGAGCGGCTATTTTCAGgacttaagtttattttatcgcCTTACAGGAGTAATATAACGTCCAAAAATTTAGAAAACCAACTAATAGTTCGAACAAATAGATTGTTTGAGaagaaaattataacaaaagagtaa